From Bradyrhizobium sp. sBnM-33:
GTGAAGGCGGTCAAGCCCTTGGTGTCCATCTGAATCAGGGGACCGATGATCTCGAACACATCACCGCCGGACGAGAAGTTGCCGCCGGCGCCGGTCACGACGACGGTCTTGACCTCGTCGTCCATCGCGCAGGCGCGGAAAAAGTCCGTGAGTTCGCGATAGCTATCGAAGGTCAGCGGATTCTTCCGCTCCGGGCGGTTGAGCGTCACTGTGGCGACGCGATCGACGACGGCCAGCAAGAAATGTTTCGGCGAATAGTCGGCCAGCGGCAGCGTGACGGGATTTGCAGGCTTGCTCATGGGATCTCCCTGAATTGCATTATTGTCGTTGGCCGGTCAGACCTCGCCACCGGCGACCGCGATGGCCTGCCCCGTGATCGCGCCGGCGCCTTCGCCGCAGAGCCAGAGCACGGTATCAGCTACTTCCGACGGCGCCACGAGGCGTCCTTGCGGATTGTGCTTTGACAACTCTGTGATCGCCTGCTCGCGGCTGCGGCCGGTCTTCTTGATGATGTTGTCGATCGACCCTTCCAGCAGATCGGTCTCGGTGAAGCCGGGACACACGGCGTTCACGGTAACGCCGCTCTTGGCCGTCTCCAGCGCCAGCGAACGGACGAGGCCGATCACCGCGTGTTTCGCCGCGCTGTAGGCGCTGACATAAGCGTAGCCCTTGAGGCCAGCGGTCGACGCGACGGCGACGATCCGACCGCGGCGGCGCTCCAGCATTCCGGGCAATACCGCCTGCGCGGCATGAACCACGCCCATGAAATTGATGTCCATCATCCGCTGGAACAACGCCGCATCGGAGCGGCCGAACGGCGCGGACTCCGCCGCGCCGGCGTTGGCAATGAGGATGTCGATCGGCTGTCGCGCGGCGGCTTCGGCAACTGCCGACTTGACGGAAGCCTGGTCGGCGACATCAGCAACGGCTGCAAACTGCGCCGCACCGGATGCAATGGCTTCATCCAACGTCGCACGGTTGCGGCCGAGCACCGTCACCGTCGCGCCTGCATTCGACAGTGCCGCCGATATCGCAAGGCCAATGCCCCGCCCGCCGCCGGTGACGA
This genomic window contains:
- a CDS encoding SDR family NAD(P)-dependent oxidoreductase, whose translation is MSQLSRSSHALVTGGGRGIGLAISAALSNAGATVTVLGRNRATLDEAIASGAAQFAAVADVADQASVKSAVAEAAARQPIDILIANAGAAESAPFGRSDAALFQRMMDINFMGVVHAAQAVLPGMLERRRGRIVAVASTAGLKGYAYVSAYSAAKHAVIGLVRSLALETAKSGVTVNAVCPGFTETDLLEGSIDNIIKKTGRSREQAITELSKHNPQGRLVAPSEVADTVLWLCGEGAGAITGQAIAVAGGEV